The genomic window ATCGTACATAATTTTAATTATATATGTATAAAAGAAACAATACAATTCAATAATATTACATTTTACAACATTAATCTTACATTTCTGTAAGCTATGTCTTTCCCAGATATAACTATGTTTGACTAATGCATAATTTAGGGTAAACTAATATTGTGTAAAAAACCAAAGGAGTGATTAAATGAAAGATTTTCACGCTATGCTTAGAAAATATGCAGAACTTGCAGTAAAAACAGGAATAAATATTCAAAAAAATCAAACCCTTGTTATTAATTCACCAATAGAATGTGCAGAGTTTACAAGACTTGTAGTAGAATGCGCTTATAAAGCAGGAGCAAAAAATGTTCATGTTGAATGGAGTGATGAAGAAATTGCTCTTATAAAATTTATGAATGCTCCAGAAGAATCTTTTAATGAATTTCCAAAATGGAGAGCTGATGGGCTTGAAGAGTTAGCTAAAGATGGTGCTGCTTTCTTGTCCATATCTGCTTCAAATCCTGAACTTTTAAAAAATGTAGATTCAAAAAAAATTGCTGCATCTAATAAAGCTAGATCGCTAGCTTTAAAAAATTATAGAGAATACATAATGAATAGTACTGTTGCTTGGTCTGTAGTATCAATTCCAACAAAGGAATGGGCTAAAAAAGTGTTTCCAACCCTTTCAGAGAAAGAATCAATTGAAAAATTATGGCAAACTATATTTACAATAGTTCGAGTTGACAAAGAAGACCCTATATCAGCATGGAATGAGCATTTAGAAAACATGTCTCAGAAAGTTAATTACTTAAATAAAAAGAAATTTAAAAAACTACATTTTCTTTCTAAAGAAACTGATTTAATTATAGAACTTCCTGAAAAGCATTTATGGGCTGGAGGTGGGGAATACAATACAACCGGCACATATTTCGTAGCTAATATGCCAACAGAAGAAGTATTTACCTTACCTTTAAAAACTGGAGTAAATGGTACAGTAAAAAGCACAAAGCCACTAAATTATAGTGGTAATTTAATCAATAACTTTACTCTTACTTTTAAAGATGGCAAAGTTATTGACTTTTCAGCAGAAAAAGGCTACGAAACATTAAAAAAATTAATAGAAACAGATGAAGGTTCTCATTATCTTGGAGAAGTTGCTTTAGTTCCTCATAATTCCCCTATTTCAAACT from Clostridium sp. MB40-C1 includes these protein-coding regions:
- a CDS encoding aminopeptidase, which translates into the protein MKDFHAMLRKYAELAVKTGINIQKNQTLVINSPIECAEFTRLVVECAYKAGAKNVHVEWSDEEIALIKFMNAPEESFNEFPKWRADGLEELAKDGAAFLSISASNPELLKNVDSKKIAASNKARSLALKNYREYIMNSTVAWSVVSIPTKEWAKKVFPTLSEKESIEKLWQTIFTIVRVDKEDPISAWNEHLENMSQKVNYLNKKKFKKLHFLSKETDLIIELPEKHLWAGGGEYNTTGTYFVANMPTEEVFTLPLKTGVNGTVKSTKPLNYSGNLINNFTLTFKDGKVIDFSAEKGYETLKKLIETDEGSHYLGEVALVPHNSPISNSNIIFYNTLFDENASCHLALGSAYPTCIDGGSEMSEEELEKAGANTSLTHVDFMVGSSELNIFGETKEGEQIQIFQNGNWRIE